Proteins from one Camelina sativa cultivar DH55 chromosome 8, Cs, whole genome shotgun sequence genomic window:
- the LOC104706945 gene encoding gamma-glutamylcyclotransferase 2-1: MVLWVFGYGSLIWNPGFDFDEKLIGYIKDYKRVFDLACIDHRGTPEHPARTCTLEQSIGAICWGAAYCVKGGPEKEKLAMEYLERRECEYDSKTLVEFYTETDTSTPIVTGVIVFTSTPDKVSNKYYLGPAPLEEMARQIATATGPCGNNREYLFKLEKALYDIEHEEEYVIELANEVRKQLDLPEEVKTLLKPVVSRVLVKSQAHASSTRQRVFVS; the protein is encoded by the exons ATGGTTTTGTGGGTATTTGGGTATGGTTCTCTAATTTGGAACCcaggttttgattttgatgaaaagcTCATTGGCTATATCAAAGACTACAAACGTGTCTTCGATCTCG cGTGTATTGATCACAGAGGTACCCCTGAACATCCTGCTAGAACTTGCACTTTGGAACAATCCATTGGAGCTATATGC TGGGGTGCTGCTTATTGTGTTAAAGGAGGACCAGAGAAGGAGAAACTAGCCATggag tACTTGGAAAGAAGAGAGTGTGAATACGACTCAAAAACCCTTGTCGAGTTTTACACG GAAACTGACACTTCCACGCCAATCGTAACCGGAGTTATTGT CTTCACGTCAACACCAGACAAAGTGTCGAATAAATACTATTTAGGCCCGGCACCATTAGAAGAAATGGCAAGGCAAATCGCTACAGCTACTGGACCATGTGGGAACAACAGAGAGTATCTTTTCAAGCTTGAGAAAGCATTGTACGACATTG AACATGAGGAAGAGTATGTGATTGAATTAGCGAACGAGGTGAGGAAGCAACTCGATTTGCCAGAGGAAGTGAAAACATTGTTGAAGCCTGTGGTTTCTCGTGTACTAGTCAAGTCTCAAGCTCATGCTTCTTCCACTCGGCAAAGAGTCTTTGTATCATGA